The Actinomycetes bacterium genomic sequence GCCAGCCCGACCACCACGGCGAGCCACCCCCAGCGGGCCCGGGCCCGCCCCGCGGACGGCGCCGCCGTGCCGGGAGCCGGCGCGGCGGCTTCGGCGGGTGGGGGGGCATCAGGACCAGCGTCTGCCGCTCCGGCCGGCGGTGCTCCAGGCGGCGGGGACCCCGGCGCCTCCCCCGCCGGGCCTGGCGGCGCCTCCCCCGCCGGACCGGCCGGCGCCTCCCCCGCCGGGCCTGGCGGCGCCTCCCCGGCCGGCGCCTCCCGCGCGGGGGCTGCCGGCGCCTCCCCGGCCGGGGCTGCCGGGATGTCCTCGGGTGGCGCGTGCGCGGGCGGAGCGGGCATCGAGGGGCCGGTCCGCTCCCCGGACCGCTCCCGGTCCCGTGCCTCGATCGCCGCGTCCAGCAGGACCTCGACGTCCTCGTAGCCGGGATCGTAGGCGGCCAGCCCGCTGAGGCGCTCGACGGCCTCGTCCCAGTGCTCGCCGGAGAACGCCCGCACTCCCTCCGCGTACGTGCCGGCCAGGGGGTCGCCCTGCGCCGACGGGGCCGGCGGCCGCAGCCCGTCAAGTGCCTCCTGCAGCGCCGCGACCATCTCGGCCGCCGACCCGTAGCGGTCCCCAGGCGGCTTGGCGAGCGCCCGGAGCACGATCCGCTCGAGCTCCACCGGCATGTCGGGGTTCAGCTTGCGCGGCGGGAGCGGAGGCTCGTAAGCCTGCCGCATCAGCGCCGCCGCTGGCGAGTCGGCGTCGAACGGCACCCGGCCGGTCAGCATCTCGTACAGCACCACCCCGACCGCGTAGAGGTCGGTGCGCGCGTCCACCGGCAGGCCGTGCGCCTGCTCAGGCGCCATGTACGCGGCGGTCCCGACCACCAGGCCCTGCTGGGTCAGCTGGCCCCCGTCGGTCTCGAGCAGCAGCTTGGCGATGCCAAAGTCGGCCAGCATCGGCCAGGTCGGCGAGGGCATCAGGACGTT encodes the following:
- a CDS encoding protein kinase → MGDLVGRRLGQYELRGVIQRGGMSTVYKAWQPSLDRWVAVKVLAHPGAPEFLARFKREARSIAQLQHPNIVPIYDYGEQDGQPYLVVQYVEDGRTLSDLLIAPIEPVRAIGLATHLLSGLGFAHERGLVHRDVKPGNVLMPSPTWPMLADFGIAKLLLETDGGQLTQQGLVVGTAAYMAPEQAHGLPVDARTDLYAVGVVLYEMLTGRVPFDADSPAAALMRQAYEPPLPPRKLNPDMPVELERIVLRALAKPPGDRYGSAAEMVAALQEALDGLRPPAPSAQGDPLAGTYAEGVRAFSGEHWDEAVERLSGLAAYDPGYEDVEVLLDAAIEARDRERSGERTGPSMPAPPAHAPPEDIPAAPAGEAPAAPAREAPAGEAPPGPAGEAPAGPAGEAPPGPAGEAPGSPPPGAPPAGAADAGPDAPPPAEAAAPAPGTAAPSAGRARARWGWLAVVVGLAAFALAGPVVIAARQLDPVRSGAGAEATVRMSELTFRPARLTVRKGATVVFTNDDVAPHTVTSESAGFNSGILAPGRVFSLAASSGFEYRCTIHPSMTARVAVST